In a genomic window of Pseudomonadota bacterium:
- a CDS encoding substrate-binding domain-containing protein yields the protein MLAALPLMVGCGSGQGVREHIHIVGSSTVYPFSTVVAEQFGQKTPFPTPLIESTGSGGGIKLFCAGLGFQHPDVVNSSRRIKASEVAACERHAVDDIVEVNIGYDGIVMGLSRANPPPALTRAHIFLALAKQVPDGDGLIDNPHRFWSDIDPALPNWEIQVFGPPPTSGTRDAFVELAMEDGCKHSAGWIAALAHTDERRFRVLCHAMREDGHFVEAGENDNLIVKKLNANPQALGIFGFSSLDQNLDQVQAAPVDGVTPTFANIANRSYPVSRPLYFYVKKRHVRLVPGLREFLAEFTGEDASGEFGYLSYRGLIPLADGHRRDVAQRAADLTPLRLPES from the coding sequence ATGTTGGCGGCGCTGCCGCTCATGGTGGGCTGCGGCTCCGGGCAGGGCGTGCGGGAGCACATCCATATCGTGGGGTCCTCCACCGTCTATCCGTTCTCGACGGTGGTGGCGGAGCAGTTCGGCCAGAAGACGCCGTTCCCGACGCCGCTCATCGAGAGCACGGGCTCGGGCGGTGGTATCAAGCTGTTCTGCGCTGGACTCGGCTTTCAACACCCCGACGTGGTGAATTCCTCTCGTCGCATCAAAGCCTCCGAGGTGGCCGCGTGCGAGCGTCATGCCGTCGATGACATTGTCGAGGTGAACATAGGCTACGACGGGATCGTCATGGGCCTCTCCCGGGCCAATCCCCCGCCGGCCCTGACCCGCGCGCACATCTTTCTGGCGCTCGCCAAGCAGGTGCCCGACGGTGATGGGCTCATCGACAACCCTCATCGGTTCTGGAGCGACATCGATCCGGCCTTGCCGAACTGGGAGATCCAAGTATTCGGTCCGCCGCCGACCTCGGGCACGCGAGACGCCTTTGTCGAACTCGCGATGGAGGATGGCTGCAAGCACTCCGCTGGATGGATCGCAGCGCTTGCCCACACGGACGAGCGTCGCTTTCGTGTCCTCTGCCACGCGATGCGCGAAGACGGGCACTTCGTGGAAGCTGGCGAAAACGACAATTTGATCGTGAAGAAGCTGAACGCCAATCCGCAGGCGCTCGGTATCTTCGGCTTCAGCTCCCTCGACCAGAATCTCGATCAGGTGCAGGCGGCCCCGGTGGACGGGGTCACCCCCACCTTCGCCAACATCGCCAACCGCAGCTACCCCGTCTCCCGGCCGCTCTACTTCTACGTCAAGAAGCGCCACGTGCGCCTGGTGCCCGGCTTGCGCGAGTTCCTCGCCGAGTTCACCGGTGAGGATGCGAGTGGCGAGTTCGGCTATCTCTCCTATCGCGGGCTCATTCCCCTGGCCGATGGGCACCGCCGCGATGTGGCCCAGCGGGCCGCTGACCTGACACCGCTACGACTGCCCGAGTCGTGA
- the dapD gene encoding 2,3,4,5-tetrahydropyridine-2,6-dicarboxylate N-succinyltransferase, producing the protein MEAQRQLIEDAFERRGDITPANADPALVEAVESVFDGLDEGSLRVAEPVDEGWRVNEWLKKAVLLSFRLRDNAVSDDGVSRYYDKVPLKYEDYDEGRFRQEAVRVVPQAVVRRGAYVGPDVVLMPSYVNLGAYVGAGSMIDTWATVGSCAQIGRNVHLSGGAGIGGVLEPLQAAPTIIEDDCFIGARSEVVEGVRVRQGAVIAMGVFIGASTRIYDRERDEVSYGEVPPGAVVVPGSLPAEDGRYALACAVIVKRVDAKTRAKVGLNELLRTT; encoded by the coding sequence ATGGAAGCACAGCGACAGCTGATCGAAGATGCCTTTGAACGGCGCGGGGACATCACGCCTGCCAACGCAGATCCCGCCCTGGTGGAAGCCGTGGAATCGGTATTCGACGGGCTCGATGAGGGCAGTCTGCGCGTGGCCGAACCGGTGGACGAGGGTTGGCGGGTTAACGAATGGCTGAAGAAGGCGGTGTTGCTGTCCTTCCGCCTGCGCGACAACGCGGTGAGCGACGATGGTGTGAGTCGCTACTACGACAAGGTGCCCCTGAAGTACGAAGACTACGACGAGGGCCGCTTTCGCCAGGAAGCGGTACGGGTCGTGCCGCAAGCCGTAGTGCGACGCGGCGCCTACGTGGGGCCCGATGTCGTGCTCATGCCCAGCTACGTCAACCTCGGCGCCTACGTGGGCGCAGGGTCCATGATCGACACCTGGGCGACGGTCGGTTCCTGCGCGCAGATCGGCCGCAACGTGCATCTGTCAGGAGGCGCCGGTATCGGCGGTGTCTTGGAACCCCTGCAGGCGGCACCGACCATCATCGAGGACGATTGCTTCATCGGCGCGCGCTCGGAGGTCGTCGAGGGCGTGCGAGTGCGCCAGGGGGCGGTGATCGCCATGGGCGTATTCATCGGTGCGAGCACCCGCATCTACGACCGCGAGCGCGACGAGGTGAGCTACGGCGAAGTGCCGCCCGGCGCGGTGGTGGTGCCCGGGTCCCTGCCCGCGGAGGATGGCCGCTATGCCCTCGCCTGCGCGGTGATCGTCAAGCGCGTAGATGCGAAGACCCGCGCCAAGGTGGGCCTCAACGAGCTGCTGCGCACGACATGA
- the pstA gene encoding phosphate ABC transporter permease PstA: MSSSTVEPTGVTARPAGGIEGLLDPQEAARRVQARLAKRHRAEKMFRLAGVASLTVGLGFLVILLSSVVYQGLPAFTQTHMALDIRFDAELLAPGGDASADALAQAAYGRLVRDALDRVFPDESRRDRRNLYRLVSMGATYRVRDYLLSHPQALGTERRFWLPADEEVDLLVKGYVDRDDAATPSRLSTKELAWVDELQAQGRIKRRFNLALFSRGDSRNPELAGILGATVGSALTLLVTLLVSFPVGVAAAIYLEEFAPKNRITDVIEVNINNLAAVPSIVFGLLGLALFIDLFGLPRSAPLVGGLVLSLMTLPTIIISSRAALKTVPPSIRDAALGLGASRTQVVTHHVLPLAMPGMLTGTIIGMARALGETAPLLMIGMVAFVVDVPGSLTDPSTVLPVQIYLWADSPERAFVERTSAAIMVLLVFLITMNGLAVYLRRRFERS, from the coding sequence ATGAGTAGCTCCACCGTAGAGCCGACCGGCGTCACCGCCCGCCCGGCGGGCGGGATCGAGGGGCTGCTCGATCCGCAAGAAGCGGCGCGTCGTGTGCAGGCGCGGCTCGCCAAGCGTCATCGTGCAGAGAAGATGTTCCGCTTGGCTGGGGTAGCATCGCTAACGGTAGGGTTAGGCTTTCTGGTCATCTTGTTGAGCAGTGTCGTCTACCAGGGCTTGCCCGCGTTCACGCAGACCCACATGGCGCTCGATATCCGCTTCGATGCCGAATTACTGGCACCGGGCGGTGACGCCTCGGCCGATGCGCTGGCGCAGGCCGCTTACGGGCGCCTCGTCCGAGACGCCCTCGATCGTGTTTTCCCCGATGAGTCTCGTCGAGATCGGCGCAACCTCTATCGTCTGGTCTCGATGGGGGCCACCTACCGCGTACGCGACTACCTGCTGAGTCATCCGCAGGCGCTCGGCACTGAACGCCGCTTTTGGCTACCGGCGGACGAGGAGGTCGATCTGCTCGTCAAGGGCTACGTCGATCGCGACGATGCCGCCACGCCCAGCCGCCTGTCGACCAAGGAACTTGCCTGGGTGGACGAACTGCAGGCGCAGGGGCGCATCAAGCGACGCTTCAATCTGGCGCTGTTCAGCCGCGGGGATTCGCGCAACCCGGAACTCGCCGGAATCCTGGGGGCGACGGTGGGATCGGCGCTGACCCTGCTGGTGACCTTGCTGGTGTCGTTTCCGGTCGGCGTGGCCGCGGCGATCTACCTGGAGGAGTTCGCACCGAAGAACCGCATCACCGATGTCATCGAGGTGAACATCAACAACCTCGCGGCGGTGCCGTCGATCGTCTTCGGTCTCCTGGGCCTGGCGCTCTTCATCGATCTGTTCGGCCTACCGCGCTCCGCGCCCCTGGTCGGCGGCCTGGTGCTCTCCCTGATGACCTTGCCCACGATCATCATCTCCAGTCGCGCGGCCCTGAAGACCGTACCGCCCTCGATCCGAGATGCGGCGCTCGGCTTGGGCGCCTCGAGGACGCAGGTCGTCACCCACCACGTTCTGCCGTTGGCCATGCCCGGCATGCTCACGGGGACGATCATCGGCATGGCCCGCGCCCTCGGCGAGACAGCGCCACTGTTGATGATCGGCATGGTAGCGTTCGTGGTGGATGTGCCGGGCAGCCTGACCGATCCGTCGACGGTGCTGCCGGTACAGATATACCTCTGGGCCGACAGCCCGGAGCGGGCATTCGTCGAGCGAACCTCCGCCGCCATCATGGTATTGCTGGTCTTCTTGATCACGATGAACGGCCTGGCGGTGTACCTGCGCCGGCGCTTTGAGCGGAGCTGA
- the dapE gene encoding succinyl-diaminopimelate desuccinylase — MSSSSALQDAAFALTCELIARASVTPQDAGCQASIAERLRALGFEVEDMPFGEVSNLWALHPGGADTPADAPVLCFAGHTDVVPTGPLERWTSPPFEPTVREGKLYGRGAADMKSGVAAMVTAFEAWIARTSGRGRLAILLTSDEEGPARDGTRRVIEALQARDQRIDWCVIGEPSSQGALGDIVRVGRRGSLTGRLRVIGKQGHVAYPHKALNPIHEAAPALAELVATRWDEGNEYFPPTSFQIAQAQAGTGASNVIPGHLDVVFNFRHSTESTVDALQRRVLETLGRHGLGDRVELTWDDPPSPPFLSKAGALADAVREVLPRHTGTAPTMDTGGGTSDGRFIAPAGIEVVELGPVNASIHQIDEHIDVQDIGRLTAIYLDLIETLIG, encoded by the coding sequence ATGAGCAGTTCGTCCGCCCTGCAAGACGCGGCCTTCGCCCTTACCTGCGAGCTCATCGCCCGTGCGTCGGTCACGCCGCAGGACGCGGGCTGCCAGGCATCGATCGCCGAACGCCTGCGTGCCCTTGGCTTCGAGGTCGAGGACATGCCCTTCGGCGAGGTCAGCAACCTGTGGGCCCTGCACCCCGGCGGCGCGGACACGCCGGCGGATGCCCCCGTCCTGTGCTTTGCCGGCCACACGGACGTGGTACCCACCGGCCCCCTGGAGCGCTGGACCAGCCCGCCCTTCGAGCCGACCGTGCGCGAGGGCAAGCTCTACGGACGGGGCGCAGCCGACATGAAGTCCGGCGTTGCCGCCATGGTGACAGCCTTCGAGGCCTGGATCGCCCGCACCTCGGGCCGCGGCCGCCTGGCGATTCTGCTCACCAGCGACGAGGAAGGCCCGGCCCGCGACGGCACCCGCCGCGTCATCGAGGCCTTGCAAGCGCGCGACCAACGCATCGATTGGTGCGTGATCGGCGAGCCCTCCTCCCAGGGCGCGCTGGGCGACATCGTGCGTGTGGGCCGGCGGGGCTCGCTGACCGGACGCCTGCGCGTGATCGGCAAGCAAGGTCACGTGGCCTACCCCCACAAGGCGCTCAACCCTATCCACGAGGCGGCACCGGCGTTGGCCGAACTCGTCGCCACGCGCTGGGACGAGGGCAACGAGTACTTCCCGCCAACCAGCTTTCAGATCGCACAGGCGCAGGCTGGCACGGGCGCCAGCAACGTCATCCCCGGCCACCTGGATGTGGTGTTCAACTTCCGCCACAGCACCGAGTCCACGGTCGATGCCCTGCAGCGGCGCGTGCTGGAGACGCTGGGTCGCCACGGCTTGGGTGACCGCGTCGAGCTCACGTGGGACGACCCGCCGTCGCCCCCCTTCCTGAGCAAGGCCGGTGCGCTCGCGGACGCGGTGCGCGAGGTGCTTCCCAGGCACACGGGCACGGCGCCCACGATGGACACGGGCGGCGGCACCTCCGATGGACGCTTCATCGCGCCTGCCGGCATCGAGGTAGTAGAGCTGGGGCCGGTGAACGCCAGTATTCACCAGATCGATGAGCACATCGACGTGCAGGACATCGGTCGGCTCACCGCCATCTACCTGGATCTTATCGAGACCCTGATCGGCTGA
- the phoU gene encoding phosphate signaling complex protein PhoU translates to MDQQDLGHHISRQFDEDLSALRHRVLHMGGMVEAQVERSLRALSDGDERLAAEVCADDRKINRMEVVLDEECRRILALRQPAASDLRLVVATLKTVTDLERIGDEAQKISEAAARLSEIDRNGPVFDRLQSLGRQVMTMVSGVLDAFARLDARHAISIARMDSAIDAQHFTIREDATAAMMELPAAVPMHLDAIWASRSLERIGDHVHNVCEHVIFMVYGQDVRHSELADLDLALAASGAGDDPSVDGPPQGSRQSPLPTA, encoded by the coding sequence GTGGATCAGCAAGATCTAGGGCATCACATCTCGCGCCAGTTCGACGAAGACCTTTCTGCACTGCGGCATCGCGTGTTGCACATGGGAGGCATGGTCGAAGCTCAAGTTGAGCGTTCCCTGCGCGCGCTATCCGACGGCGACGAGCGTCTCGCGGCCGAGGTGTGCGCGGACGATCGCAAAATAAACCGCATGGAAGTGGTTTTGGACGAGGAATGCAGGCGCATTCTGGCCTTGCGCCAGCCCGCCGCCAGCGACCTCCGTCTGGTCGTCGCCACCCTCAAGACGGTGACCGATCTCGAGCGCATCGGCGACGAAGCGCAGAAGATCAGCGAAGCGGCGGCCCGCCTGAGCGAGATCGATCGCAACGGCCCGGTCTTCGATCGACTGCAGTCCCTCGGCCGCCAGGTCATGACCATGGTGTCGGGCGTTCTCGACGCGTTCGCCAGACTCGACGCGCGTCATGCGATCTCAATTGCGCGAATGGATAGTGCGATCGATGCGCAACACTTCACTATTCGAGAGGATGCGACGGCGGCGATGATGGAATTGCCCGCCGCCGTGCCGATGCACTTGGATGCCATTTGGGCGTCGCGCTCCCTAGAGCGCATCGGCGACCACGTCCACAACGTCTGCGAGCATGTGATCTTCATGGTGTACGGCCAGGACGTGCGCCATAGCGAGCTCGCCGACCTCGACCTGGCGCTCGCCGCCAGCGGCGCGGGCGACGATCCAAGCGTCGACGGCCCGCCCCAGGGTTCCCGACAGAGCCCTTTGCCCACCGCCTGA
- the phoB gene encoding phosphate regulon transcriptional regulator PhoB: MGDQHILIVEDEQAIREMTAFGLRRAGFDVAQAEDCRGARSMIADKQPDLILLDWMLPEMSGLKFVRSLKKDSKTSDIPVIMLTARSQEEDKVKGLDSGADDYITKPFSARELNARVRALLRRAAPAGDAEVLKAESLELDLPGHRVTVDGKQVQLGPTEFKLLKFFMSHQDRVYSRTQLLDRVWGGNVYVEERTVDVHIRRLRKALSEHGCDSFIQTVRGAGYRFSVKTE; the protein is encoded by the coding sequence GTGGGTGACCAGCACATTCTGATCGTCGAAGACGAGCAGGCTATCCGAGAGATGACGGCGTTCGGCTTGCGCCGGGCGGGCTTCGACGTGGCCCAAGCGGAAGACTGCCGCGGCGCCAGGTCGATGATCGCGGACAAGCAACCGGACCTGATCCTGCTGGACTGGATGTTGCCCGAGATGAGTGGACTTAAGTTCGTTCGTAGTCTCAAGAAGGACTCGAAGACCAGCGATATCCCCGTGATCATGCTGACGGCTCGTAGCCAAGAAGAAGATAAGGTTAAAGGGCTCGATAGCGGGGCTGATGATTACATCACCAAGCCGTTCTCGGCCCGGGAGCTCAATGCGCGTGTGCGGGCGCTTCTGCGTCGGGCGGCACCCGCCGGTGATGCCGAGGTGCTCAAGGCCGAGTCCCTGGAGTTGGATCTCCCCGGTCACCGCGTCACGGTGGATGGAAAGCAAGTTCAGCTGGGCCCCACCGAGTTCAAGCTGCTCAAGTTCTTCATGAGTCACCAGGATCGGGTCTACAGTCGCACGCAATTGCTCGACCGCGTTTGGGGTGGCAACGTCTACGTGGAGGAGCGTACCGTCGACGTGCACATTCGGCGCCTGCGCAAGGCCTTGTCGGAGCACGGCTGTGACAGCTTCATTCAGACGGTGCGCGGCGCAGGCTACCGTTTCTCCGTGAAGACCGAGTAG
- the pstB gene encoding phosphate ABC transporter ATP-binding protein PstB, with protein sequence MLDSVNQDALETGTVGTPTLRDPWISAKNVNVWYGDKHAIKNVTLDIGRHQVIAMIGPSGCGKSTLLRCLNRMNDTIEGCRVEGDIRLDGHDVYDRTVDPVALRARIGIVFQKPNPFPKSIYENVAYGPRIHGLASGRAELDEIVHTSLEKAGLLDEVKDRLDSPGTGLSGGQQQRLCIARAIAVSPEVILMDEPCSALDPIATARIEDLMDELRQNYTIAIVTHSMQQAARVSQRTAYFHLGHLVEVGETDRVFTNPLHKLTEDYITGRFG encoded by the coding sequence ATGCTGGACTCGGTTAACCAGGACGCACTGGAAACCGGTACGGTCGGTACGCCGACCCTGCGCGATCCCTGGATCTCCGCCAAGAACGTCAACGTGTGGTACGGCGATAAGCACGCGATCAAGAACGTGACCCTCGATATCGGGCGGCACCAGGTCATCGCCATGATCGGTCCCTCAGGCTGCGGCAAGTCGACCCTCCTGCGCTGCCTCAATCGCATGAACGACACGATTGAGGGGTGTCGCGTGGAGGGGGACATCCGCCTCGACGGCCACGATGTGTACGACAGGACGGTGGACCCGGTGGCCCTGCGGGCGCGGATCGGTATCGTCTTTCAAAAACCCAACCCCTTTCCTAAGTCCATCTACGAGAACGTCGCCTATGGGCCGCGGATCCACGGCCTTGCCAGCGGCCGGGCCGAACTCGACGAGATCGTGCACACCAGCCTCGAGAAGGCCGGCTTGCTGGACGAGGTGAAGGATCGGCTGGACTCACCGGGCACCGGGCTCTCCGGCGGCCAGCAGCAGCGCCTGTGCATCGCCCGCGCGATCGCCGTGAGCCCCGAGGTGATCTTGATGGACGAGCCGTGCTCCGCCCTCGACCCGATCGCCACCGCGCGGATCGAAGATCTGATGGACGAGCTACGCCAGAACTACACCATCGCCATCGTGACCCACTCGATGCAGCAGGCCGCCCGCGTGTCCCAGCGAACGGCCTACTTCCATTTAGGCCACCTGGTGGAGGTGGGGGAGACGGATCGGGTCTTTACCAATCCTCTGCACAAGCTAACCGAGGACTACATCACCGGCCGCTTCGGCTGA
- the phoR gene encoding phosphate regulon sensor histidine kinase PhoR, with amino-acid sequence MTPVRFWILATLRVLAVLGVLALFGSLIGYPVTSVIVGIALYTSWHLVQLKRLTRWLQRQQADLEEVPDAVGLWGELAAQLRGLVYRDRRRERRFETMLREYQESTAAMPDASVVLNESREILWMNEAASRLLGLDGERDIGQRVDNLIRRPEFASYLTQEDVREPLEIASPINKKTKLAVHIVPFGTGRRLLMFRDNTRLHQLEKVRRKFVANASHELRSPLTVITGYLEQMSDDPEQSAEWDVPLGEMQRQARRMAAIIDDLLELSRLESSARPARLEPVNLAAMLRDVVSEAASHAAEPPKIKLSLESDQRILGEEHELHSVFANLVINAVKYTPSDGRINVRWRVVDGVGELIVEDTGIGIAPEHVIRLTERFYRVDKGRARQAGGTGLGLAIAKYALQRHDATLEVESALGEGSRFTCRFPSRRVGPAAPSEEASRSAVAAAD; translated from the coding sequence ATGACGCCGGTGCGCTTCTGGATCCTCGCCACCCTACGCGTGCTCGCCGTGCTTGGCGTGCTCGCCCTGTTCGGCTCCCTTATCGGCTACCCGGTGACGTCTGTCATCGTAGGCATCGCCCTCTACACGAGCTGGCATCTGGTGCAGCTGAAGCGCCTCACGCGCTGGCTTCAGCGCCAACAGGCTGATCTCGAGGAAGTGCCGGACGCGGTCGGATTGTGGGGCGAGCTGGCGGCGCAGTTGCGTGGCCTGGTGTACCGCGATCGACGGCGCGAGCGACGCTTCGAGACGATGCTGCGCGAGTACCAGGAGTCCACGGCGGCGATGCCCGATGCGTCCGTGGTGCTCAACGAGAGTCGCGAGATTCTGTGGATGAACGAGGCGGCCTCCCGCCTGCTCGGCCTCGACGGTGAGCGGGACATCGGTCAGCGCGTTGACAACCTCATCAGGCGACCGGAGTTCGCCAGTTACCTCACCCAGGAAGATGTGCGCGAGCCCTTGGAGATCGCTTCGCCCATCAACAAGAAGACCAAGCTCGCCGTGCACATCGTGCCCTTCGGTACGGGGCGGCGCTTGCTCATGTTCCGTGACAACACCCGCCTGCATCAATTGGAGAAGGTGCGGCGGAAGTTCGTCGCCAACGCCTCCCACGAGCTGCGCAGCCCGCTTACCGTGATCACCGGTTACCTCGAGCAGATGAGCGACGATCCGGAGCAGTCCGCCGAGTGGGACGTGCCCCTGGGAGAGATGCAGCGCCAGGCCAGGCGCATGGCCGCGATCATCGACGACCTGCTCGAACTGTCCCGTCTGGAATCGTCGGCGCGACCCGCACGGCTCGAACCCGTCAACCTTGCCGCCATGCTGAGGGACGTCGTTTCCGAGGCGGCCTCGCACGCGGCGGAGCCCCCGAAGATCAAGCTCTCCCTGGAGTCGGATCAACGGATCCTCGGTGAAGAGCATGAGCTGCACAGCGTCTTTGCCAACCTCGTGATCAATGCCGTCAAGTACACCCCCAGCGATGGTCGGATCAACGTGCGTTGGCGAGTGGTCGACGGCGTTGGCGAACTCATCGTGGAAGACACGGGGATCGGTATCGCACCGGAACATGTCATCCGGCTTACAGAGCGCTTCTACCGGGTCGACAAGGGGCGCGCTCGACAGGCAGGGGGGACGGGGCTTGGCTTGGCGATCGCCAAGTACGCCCTGCAGCGCCACGATGCGACGCTCGAGGTGGAGAGCGCGCTCGGCGAGGGCTCGCGGTTTACCTGTCGCTTTCCGTCGCGGCGAGTGGGCCCCGCAGCGCCTTCCGAGGAGGCCTCACGGTCGGCCGTCGCCGCCGCTGACTGA
- the tsaB gene encoding tRNA (adenosine(37)-N6)-threonylcarbamoyltransferase complex dimerization subunit type 1 TsaB, whose translation MRLLAIDTATDACTVALAVGDQVRCEQTHEPRVHAQQLLAMVDRLLREAQQPLGGLDGIVIGVGPGSFTGVRIGCSVAQGLALAGDLAVLPVSSLATVAAQFVPHRFAQDSAPRAVARVIVAQDARMGEVYWGAYDADEAHVVKTRVSDRADPPEAMLEQAKALSAEGKPLLLAGTGAQAHPRLRELLRAHDNGLSALPSARDALALGARDLLHGPGGVPPEQALPVYFRPPV comes from the coding sequence GTGAGGTTGCTGGCCATCGACACGGCGACTGACGCGTGCACCGTGGCCCTGGCGGTGGGCGATCAGGTGCGATGTGAGCAAACCCATGAGCCCCGCGTCCATGCACAGCAGCTGCTCGCCATGGTCGACCGACTCCTGCGCGAGGCGCAGCAGCCCCTGGGGGGACTCGACGGGATCGTGATCGGCGTCGGCCCTGGCAGCTTCACCGGCGTGAGAATCGGTTGCAGCGTCGCCCAGGGGTTGGCCCTCGCCGGCGACCTGGCGGTGCTGCCCGTCTCGAGCCTGGCCACGGTCGCCGCGCAGTTCGTTCCCCATCGGTTCGCCCAGGACAGCGCCCCGCGCGCGGTCGCGCGGGTGATCGTGGCCCAGGACGCGCGCATGGGCGAGGTCTACTGGGGGGCCTACGACGCCGACGAGGCGCATGTAGTGAAGACCCGCGTGAGCGACCGTGCGGACCCGCCCGAGGCCATGCTCGAGCAGGCGAAGGCGCTGAGCGCGGAGGGAAAACCCTTGCTGCTGGCGGGGACGGGCGCGCAGGCCCACCCGCGCCTGCGGGAGTTGCTGCGAGCGCACGATAATGGCCTGTCCGCGCTGCCCAGCGCCCGCGACGCCCTGGCCCTGGGCGCGCGCGATCTACTGCACGGCCCCGGCGGAGTGCCCCCGGAGCAGGCGCTACCGGTATACTTCCGCCCGCCGGTGTAG
- the pstC gene encoding phosphate ABC transporter permease subunit PstC, protein MILFLLLVGLGIAAYRIGSQRAVSAVGGLDKVRQLHSRPGYYGALTALWCVLPALLVAVIWTTLQPVLLDSLLIDSLPATAPQLSADERSALAANVRQLAQGREVFAEVTPAMAAAAADYASWQRLGQIALLVTVLGLATFFGWLVVQRINPQLRARNRVEQVVQGLLIASSSVAVFTTLGIVLSVLLEALRFFQAVPLTEFLFGLEWWPSREGQDGESGSFGAIPLFAGTLLISIIALAVAVPVGLMSAIYLAEYATPRMRAVAKPLLEILAGIPTVVYGFFAALTVAPFIRDVGMSVGLPVASESALAAGLVMGIMIIPFVSSLSDDVISAVPQGMRDGSLGLGATSSETVVRVVLPAALPGVVASVLLAASRAIGETMIVVMAAGLVANLSANPLEAVTTVTVQIVTLLVGDQEFDSPKTLAAFALGLVLFIVTLLLNVVALQVVRRYREQYE, encoded by the coding sequence ATGATTCTGTTCCTGCTCCTGGTCGGCTTAGGGATCGCTGCCTATCGGATAGGTTCGCAGCGTGCCGTGAGCGCTGTCGGCGGCCTCGATAAGGTCCGCCAGCTGCACTCTCGACCCGGCTACTACGGCGCCCTCACGGCCCTGTGGTGCGTGCTGCCGGCGCTGCTGGTGGCCGTTATCTGGACGACGCTACAGCCCGTGTTGCTGGACTCCCTGTTGATCGACAGCCTACCCGCCACCGCCCCCCAACTCAGTGCTGACGAGCGCAGCGCCCTCGCCGCCAACGTCCGCCAGCTGGCGCAGGGGCGGGAGGTCTTCGCCGAGGTGACACCGGCCATGGCGGCGGCGGCGGCCGACTATGCGAGTTGGCAACGCCTCGGACAGATCGCCTTGCTCGTCACCGTGCTCGGTCTGGCCACCTTCTTCGGTTGGCTCGTGGTGCAGCGGATCAACCCGCAGCTGCGCGCCCGTAACCGCGTCGAGCAAGTCGTGCAGGGCCTGCTCATCGCAAGCTCCTCGGTGGCGGTCTTCACCACCTTGGGGATCGTGCTGTCAGTCCTGCTCGAGGCCCTGCGTTTCTTCCAGGCCGTGCCCCTGACGGAGTTCTTGTTCGGTCTGGAATGGTGGCCGAGTCGGGAGGGCCAGGACGGTGAGTCGGGGTCCTTCGGGGCGATCCCGCTCTTTGCGGGCACCCTGCTGATTTCCATCATCGCTCTCGCCGTGGCGGTGCCCGTCGGCCTCATGTCCGCCATCTACCTCGCCGAGTACGCGACGCCCCGGATGCGGGCCGTGGCCAAACCTCTGCTCGAGATCCTCGCCGGCATCCCCACCGTGGTCTACGGCTTCTTTGCAGCCCTCACCGTGGCCCCCTTCATTCGCGACGTGGGCATGAGCGTCGGCTTGCCCGTCGCCTCGGAGAGCGCGCTGGCGGCGGGGCTCGTGATGGGCATCATGATCATTCCCTTCGTCTCCTCCCTCTCGGACGATGTGATCTCCGCCGTGCCCCAGGGCATGCGCGACGGCTCCCTCGGGCTCGGCGCCACGAGCTCCGAGACCGTCGTGCGCGTGGTGCTGCCCGCCGCCCTGCCAGGGGTGGTGGCCAGCGTGCTGCTGGCCGCCTCACGGGCGATCGGCGAGACCATGATCGTGGTAATGGCGGCTGGCCTGGTCGCAAACCTGTCAGCCAACCCCCTGGAAGCCGTCACCACCGTGACCGTGCAGATCGTCACCCTGCTGGTGGGGGATCAGGAGTTCGACAGCCCGAAGACCCTCGCCGCCTTCGCCCTCGGGCTCGTGCTGTTCATCGTCACCTTGCTGCTGAACGTGGTGGCCCTGCAGGTCGTGCGCCGATACCGGGAGCAGTATGAGTAG